The DNA window ACCCGCTGCTGCTGGAGCTGCAGAACGAGCGCCGCCTGTCGTTGCGCTACCTGGGCGAGTCCGATCCCGCGCAGTTGCAGGAGTTGCAGGCCCAGCGTGGGCGCACCGACGAGGCGGCCACGACGCTGTGGGACTCGGTGCAGGACTGGCGCACCGAGGTCCCGGCCAGCGACGAGCTGGAGCAGCGGCTCGCCGAGCTGAGGACCGAGATCGGCCAGCTCACCCAGGTTCGTGACGAGGTCGGCCGCAAGACCATCGACCGCACCGCCACGTTGACCGCGTACGACGAGGCGGTCGACGGGATCTTCGCGGTCTTCGACGCGCTCGGCGGCCTCGACGACGACCAGATCGCCCGGGACACCGCCGCGCTGATCGACCTGAACCGCTCCCGTGAGCTGCTGTCCCAACAGGACGCCCTGCTCACCGGCGCGGTCGCGGCCAACCGGCTGACCGTCGCCGAGCAGACCGCGTTCGCCCGGCTGGTGGGCGCGCAGTGGTTCCTCGCCGACCGCACCGCCCGGGAGCTGGCCCCGACCGACCGGGCCCGCTACCAGCAGATGGTCGAGGGAGAGGCATTCGGGCAGCTGCGCACCCTCCAGGACCGGGTGCTCGCGGCCAAGGGCGAGGACGTGCGCCCGCCGGTCACCGCCGACGCCTGGCGGGCCGCCGCCGACCGCGCGATGGCCGACCTGCGCGGGGTGATCCTCGCCGGTGGTGAGGACATCGTCTCCCGGGCCACCCCGGTCGCCGTCGGCGTCATCGTCCGGCTGGTGCTCGCCGCCGGCCTCGGCCTGATCGCCGTCGTCGCGTCCGTGATCGTCTCGATCACCACCGCCCGGGCGCTGGTCCGGCAGCTGGAGCGGCTGCGGGAGGCGGCGTTCCGGCTGGCCAACGAGCGGCTGCCGAGCGTGGTGGAGCGGCTCGGTCGGGGCGAGGAGGTGGACGTCGGACGGGAGGCGCCACCGCTGCAGTTCGGCGACGACGAGATCGGCCAGGTCGGCAGGGCCTTCAACGTGGTGCAGGAAACCGCCGTCCGCACCGCCGTCGAGCAGGCCGAGCTGCGCCGCAGCGTCCGCGACGTGTTCCTCAGCCTGGCCCGGCGCACCCAGGCGCTGGTGCACCGCCAGCTCACCCTCCTCGACGCCATGGAACGCCGCGAACACGACGCCGAGGAGCTGGAGGACCTGTTCCGGGTCGACCACCTCGCGACCCGGATGCGGCGCAACGCGGAGAACCTGATCGTGCTCTCCGGCTCGACGCCCGGGCGCGCCTGGCGACGCAGCGTCCCGATGGTCGACGTGGTGCGCGGCGCGGTCGCCGAGGTGGAGGACTACACCCGGGTGACCGTCCGGCCGCTGGGCGCGGTGTCGCTGACCGGCCGCGCCGTCGGCGACGTGATCCACCTGCTGGCCGAGCTGATCGAGAACGGCCTGTCCTTCTCGCCGCCGCAGACCACCGTGGAGGTGCGCGGCCAACTGGTCGCCAACGGCTTCGCCATCGAGATCGAGGACCGGGGCCTCGGCATGAGCGGCGACGAGCTGGCCGCCGCGAACGCGCGCATCGTCGACCGCTCCGAGCTGAACCTGGCCGACGCGGCCCGGCTCGGCCTGTTCGTGGTCAGCCGGCTCACCGAGCGGCACGGCGTGCGGGTGCAGCTGCGGGAGTCCGCGTACGGCGGCACCACGGCGGTGGTGCTGATTCCGCGCGAGCTGATCACCGAGGACGGTGGGGGCTTCGGCGGCGCCCGTGAGGTGACCGCCGCTCCGGTGCCGTCGCCGGCCGGCGAGCCCGCGTCTCCGCCGGCCCGCTCCGATGACGAGACCGCCGCCGTCGAGCCGGTCGAGGACGGCGACGCCGGCGCGGCCACCCCGGCCGACCCGGGTACGCCCGAGGTCGAGCCGGAGCCGGCGGCTCCCCGGCTGACCCCGTCCGGCCTGCCGGCGCGTATCCGCAAACGGCAACCGGCGGTGGCCGGGCCGACCGCGGAGCTGGCCATGGTCGAGACCCGCGCGGCGCCGGCGCCGGCGGCGGCCGAAGCGCCCGCGCCGGTGACCGACGCGGGGTTGCCGGTTCGGGTGCGTCAGGCCAGTCTGAACCCGGAGCTGCGGCACGAGCAGTCCGATGCGGACGCCGACGGGGTGGAGGACGCGGCGCGCGCGCCGGAGCAGGTACGCCGGATGATGAGCTCCTACCAGAGCGGGACCCGACGCGGCCGCACCGACGCGGCACGGTTGCTCGGCGGGGCGCACGGGGCCGGCGGCGGGCCGGCCGACGACAACGAGCAAGCCACCTGACCGGACGTCGACGCCGACGGTTCCGGGACGAGAACGGCACACCAGCCGGGGAGAAGAGGACGACGAGTGGCGCAGAAGACGGCTTCGAGCGCGGATCTTGCGTGGCTGCTGGATGACCTGGTCGGCCGGGTCAAGCAGGCGGAACACGCCGTGGCGCTCTCCACCGACGGACTGCTGATGGCCTCGTCCCGCGGATTGAGCCGGGACGACGGCGAGCACCTGGCGGCGATGGCGGCGGGCATCCAGAGCCTCGCCCGCGGCGCCGGCAAGCGGTTCGGCGGTGGTCAGGTGCAGCAGACCATCATCGAGATGCAGTCCTCGTTCCTCTTCGTCACCGCGGCCGGCCGGAACGCCTGCCTCGCGGTGTTGGCGTCGGAGGACGCGGACGTCGGCCTGATCGCCTACGAGATGGCCATGCTCGTCACCCGGGTCGGCCGGTTCGTCGCGTCACCGACCCGGGAACAGCCCCTCGGCGAGACCACGGCGCGATGACCGCCCCGGGGGATCCGACGGAGCAGGAGTGGGTGGACGACCACGCGGGCCCGGTGGTCCGCCCGTACGCGGTGACCGGTGGCCGGGCGCGCCCGGTGACCGGCACGTTCGACCTGATCTCCCTGGTGACCGCGACGCGGAACGAGGTGGGGTCGGAGTCCGGGCTCGGCCCGGAGCACGTGGCGATCGTCGGCCTCTGCCAGCGGATCCAGTCCGTGGCCGAGATCGCCGCCCATCTCGACCTGCCCGTGGGCACCGTCCGGGTTCTCCTCGGAGACCTGGCCGCCCGCAGCCTGGTGCAGGTACGCGAGCCGCGCGCCACCCCCGCCGGCCTTCCCGACGAGCACGTTTTCGAGGCGGTAATCAATGGACTACGGGCGCTCTGAGCGGCCGGCGGGAGCGGCGCCGCTGCCCACCGCGATCAAGATCCTGATCGCCGGCGGTTTCGGCGTGGGCAAGACCACCATGGTCGGCGCGGTCAGCGAGACCCGACCGCTCCGCACTGAGGAGGTGCTGACCGAGACCGGGATCGGCATCGACGACCTGTCCGGTGTGGAGGAGAAGTCGACCACCACCGTGGCGATGGACTTCGGCCGGATCACCATCAGCGACGACCTGGTGCTCTACCTGTTCGGCACGCCCGGGCAGGACCGGTTCTGGTTCGTCTGGGACGAGCTGGCGCTCGGTGCGCTCGGCGCGGTGGTGCTCGCCGACACCCGCCGGCTTGCCGACTGCTTCCCGTCGATCGACTACTTCGAGGGGCGGGGCACGCCGTTCGTGGTGGCGGTGAACTGCTTCGAGGGCGCCCGCACGTTCCGGCTGGACGAGGTGCAGGCGGCGCT is part of the Micromonospora sp. WMMD980 genome and encodes:
- a CDS encoding nitrate- and nitrite sensing domain-containing protein, coding for MGSRSTNLRTKIIALLASLIALWGFAAWVTVRDGFNLLGVQALNARVFEPSDPLLLELQNERRLSLRYLGESDPAQLQELQAQRGRTDEAATTLWDSVQDWRTEVPASDELEQRLAELRTEIGQLTQVRDEVGRKTIDRTATLTAYDEAVDGIFAVFDALGGLDDDQIARDTAALIDLNRSRELLSQQDALLTGAVAANRLTVAEQTAFARLVGAQWFLADRTARELAPTDRARYQQMVEGEAFGQLRTLQDRVLAAKGEDVRPPVTADAWRAAADRAMADLRGVILAGGEDIVSRATPVAVGVIVRLVLAAGLGLIAVVASVIVSITTARALVRQLERLREAAFRLANERLPSVVERLGRGEEVDVGREAPPLQFGDDEIGQVGRAFNVVQETAVRTAVEQAELRRSVRDVFLSLARRTQALVHRQLTLLDAMERREHDAEELEDLFRVDHLATRMRRNAENLIVLSGSTPGRAWRRSVPMVDVVRGAVAEVEDYTRVTVRPLGAVSLTGRAVGDVIHLLAELIENGLSFSPPQTTVEVRGQLVANGFAIEIEDRGLGMSGDELAAANARIVDRSELNLADAARLGLFVVSRLTERHGVRVQLRESAYGGTTAVVLIPRELITEDGGGFGGAREVTAAPVPSPAGEPASPPARSDDETAAVEPVEDGDAGAATPADPGTPEVEPEPAAPRLTPSGLPARIRKRQPAVAGPTAELAMVETRAAPAPAAAEAPAPVTDAGLPVRVRQASLNPELRHEQSDADADGVEDAARAPEQVRRMMSSYQSGTRRGRTDAARLLGGAHGAGGGPADDNEQAT
- a CDS encoding roadblock/LC7 domain-containing protein, whose amino-acid sequence is MAQKTASSADLAWLLDDLVGRVKQAEHAVALSTDGLLMASSRGLSRDDGEHLAAMAAGIQSLARGAGKRFGGGQVQQTIIEMQSSFLFVTAAGRNACLAVLASEDADVGLIAYEMAMLVTRVGRFVASPTREQPLGETTAR
- a CDS encoding DUF742 domain-containing protein, coding for MTAPGDPTEQEWVDDHAGPVVRPYAVTGGRARPVTGTFDLISLVTATRNEVGSESGLGPEHVAIVGLCQRIQSVAEIAAHLDLPVGTVRVLLGDLAARSLVQVREPRATPAGLPDEHVFEAVINGLRAL
- a CDS encoding ATP/GTP-binding protein, whose product is MDYGRSERPAGAAPLPTAIKILIAGGFGVGKTTMVGAVSETRPLRTEEVLTETGIGIDDLSGVEEKSTTTVAMDFGRITISDDLVLYLFGTPGQDRFWFVWDELALGALGAVVLADTRRLADCFPSIDYFEGRGTPFVVAVNCFEGARTFRLDEVQAALDLDPGVPVVLCDARQRESAKEVLITLLEHAMKLREARRRAAGD